CCAATTTCAGTACCGTCGCTCTCTTTTCCAGCTCTTCTATAATTGTCGTCGGATATTTCCGGGCTCCCGACAAGATCGGCATGGACGGGATGCGGTACGTGTTGACGACGATCTTTCCGTCGGGCTTCATGAACTTCGCATAACGGGCGGCTTCCATTTCCTCAAAAGACACGAGCAGGTCTGCCGCGCCTTCGCCGATAATCGGCGAATGGACCTTGCTGCCGAAGCGGACTTGGGTGCTGACGCTGCCGCCGCGCTGGCTCATGCCGTGAACTTCCGACATTTTTACATCATAGCCGTTTTCGATCAGGCCGATCGTCAGGATCTTACTGGCTAAAATCGTTCCTTGGCCGCCTACGCCGACAAACAATACGCTTTTTACGTCATTCATCTTAAAGGACCTCCTTCCGGGAAATAGCACTCACAGGGCAGACTTGCGCGCAGACGCTGCAGCCGACGCAGTCGGCGGCGGAGATGGACGACTTCTTCTTTTCGTCATCAAAACGCAGTGCCGGACAGCCGGTGGAAAGACATTTCTTACAGCCGATGCATTTCTCTTGATCGACGACGAAAATACGATTGTCAATGGCAAATTCTTCCAGGTCTTCTTTCGAGAATTTTTTCAAGACGCAAGGCCATCTGGTAATGATGACCGACGGGGCGTCTGTAATGGCGTAAGCCCAGTCCAGCGTTTCTTTCATCGCTTTCAGGTCCAAGGGATTGACGGTGCGTATGTTTTTGATTCCCAAGGCGCTGACGACGGCTTCCAGATCAATCAGCGTCGTCGGATCGCCTTTGATGTTGTAGCCGGTGCCGGGATTTTCCTGATGGCCGGTCATGCCGGTAATGCGGTTGTCCAAGATGACGCAGATCGTATTGGACCCGTTATACGCAACTTCCGTCAGCGAATTGATGCCTGTATGGAAGAACGTCGAATCGCCCATGACGGCGACGACGCGCTTATCCTGATGGCTCCGTTCAAAACTGTGTACCATGCCGTGGCCGACGGAAAAGGCGCTGCCCATACAAAGGGCGATGTCCTTGGCGTTCAGCGGTTCGGCTCCGCCCAAGGCATAACAGCCGATATCGCCGATCATGACGGTGTTTTTACGTTTGCTCAGTTCATAAAAGAAACCGCGGTGAGGACAGCCGGCGCATAAAGTTGGCGGCCGCGGTACGAGCAGGTCGTCCGGTACGTCGACGCCCTTACTTTCTTCGTGCAGAATGCCCTTGGCGATGATATTCGGATTCAGCTCGTCAATCTTGGGGATGACGTCTTTTCCGTGGCAGGCGATGCTGGCCTGGCGGATCTGTTCTTCCATATACGGATCGAGTTCTTCAATGACGTACAACTCGTCAACGGCTTCGCTGAATTCTTTGATCTTTTTCAGCGGCATCGGGTAGGTCAGGCCGACTTTGAAATACGAAGCATTTTCGCCGAAGACCTCTTTCGCGTACGTGTATGCGGCGCCGGCAGCGACGATGCCGATTTTTGTGGAGTTCATTTCCGTGCTGTTCCACGGACAGATTTCCGTGTACTCTTTCAGCTTTTCTTCCCGTTCTTCAACGACGTAACGGCGGACCTTGGAAACGGCAGGAACGGCATCCATCCGTTCGCGGTGTTTTTCATACAGGACCGGGGAGACTTCTTGGCGAACGCCTTCTTCGACGAGGCTCTTCGAGTGACAGACGCGTGTCGTCATACGCAGCATGACGGGAACGCCGAATTTTTCACTCAAGTCATAGGCGCCTTTCGTCATGTCGAGACATTCCTGCGAGTCCGACGGTTCCAACATCGCGATCTTGGCAAATTTGGCGTAATTGCGGTTGTCCTGTTCGTTTTGGGAAGAATGCATGCCGGGATCGTCGGCGGAAACGAACATGAAGCCGCCGTTTACAGCGAGATAGGAGAAGGTGAAAAGCGGATCGGCGGCCACGTTGACGCCGACCATCTTCATTGACGCAAAGGAGCGGACGCCGGCCATGGAAGCGCCGATAGCGGCTTCCATGGCTACCTTTTCGTTGGGAGCCCATTCGGCATAAACTTCATCGTAAGCGGAAATGTTTTCCAGTATTTCCGTACTCGGCGTACCGGGATAAGCGGAAGCGAAAGAAACGCCTGCTTCGTATAAACCTCTGGCGACGGCTTCATCTCCTGTCATTAGTTTTTTCATCATAAACAGCCTCCTTGCTTTAAATATAAATATAAATACCATAAAAACATAAAAAGAAAACGAAAAAATCATTCAGGCAATGATATATAAGAAATTTTCGGGCCAATTATAGAAATACAGGTTTTACCTTATGTTTACCAAAAAGCATAACAGAAATAACTGCAACTTATGTAAAAAAAGTAGACAATATTTTACTGACAGGGTTTACTTTGCTACAATAGAAGCATACGAGAACTGGTACGGGTAGGGGATGATAATCATGGAAAAAATATCATTTTTGTTAGCCGATGAAATATTAAAAAAAGAAGTTGAGCAGATTCTCTGGATTTACCGGTCGGAGCAGGAGAAGATCGACATCCGGACGGAAATCGGGATTATCGACTTGGAGCA
The DNA window shown above is from Megasphaera vaginalis (ex Bordigoni et al. 2020) and carries:
- a CDS encoding indolepyruvate oxidoreductase subunit beta, encoding MNDVKSVLFVGVGGQGTILASKILTIGLIENGYDVKMSEVHGMSQRGGSVSTQVRFGSKVHSPIIGEGAADLLVSFEEMEAARYAKFMKPDGKIVVNTYRIPSMPILSGARKYPTTIIEELEKRATVLKLDATKIATDIGNPKSANIVLLGALIKALDLTDIDWKAIIAKTVKPKFIDLNLQAFALGFNAV
- the iorA gene encoding indolepyruvate ferredoxin oxidoreductase subunit alpha encodes the protein MMKKLMTGDEAVARGLYEAGVSFASAYPGTPSTEILENISAYDEVYAEWAPNEKVAMEAAIGASMAGVRSFASMKMVGVNVAADPLFTFSYLAVNGGFMFVSADDPGMHSSQNEQDNRNYAKFAKIAMLEPSDSQECLDMTKGAYDLSEKFGVPVMLRMTTRVCHSKSLVEEGVRQEVSPVLYEKHRERMDAVPAVSKVRRYVVEEREEKLKEYTEICPWNSTEMNSTKIGIVAAGAAYTYAKEVFGENASYFKVGLTYPMPLKKIKEFSEAVDELYVIEELDPYMEEQIRQASIACHGKDVIPKIDELNPNIIAKGILHEESKGVDVPDDLLVPRPPTLCAGCPHRGFFYELSKRKNTVMIGDIGCYALGGAEPLNAKDIALCMGSAFSVGHGMVHSFERSHQDKRVVAVMGDSTFFHTGINSLTEVAYNGSNTICVILDNRITGMTGHQENPGTGYNIKGDPTTLIDLEAVVSALGIKNIRTVNPLDLKAMKETLDWAYAITDAPSVIITRWPCVLKKFSKEDLEEFAIDNRIFVVDQEKCIGCKKCLSTGCPALRFDDEKKKSSISAADCVGCSVCAQVCPVSAISRKEVL